Proteins found in one Takifugu flavidus isolate HTHZ2018 chromosome 7, ASM371156v2, whole genome shotgun sequence genomic segment:
- the xxylt1 gene encoding xyloside xylosyltransferase 1 translates to MAFLRLVARTMGRISTFRSYQFVLLLAAALAVVAFYYFASEKQNFSSTTKRIKQTQASHNINRNGPDLSVDIGLPHAEEPRREEKDLRESDGKSRYHALMMFTKVDKSRSLQDKFRVAMLSMVKHGRFLEGEVLVLHFVCDDASRELGEKMLQEFLLDAKFKYEVLFHDVSALTRKLFPIVEAMQKHFSSGSGAYYSDAIFFLSVAMHRIMPDSLTRMVQLDLDLQYRVNIRELFQEFHQFPPGAVIGIAREMQPVYRHTFWQYRKENPQTKVGEPHPDGLPGFNSGVMLLDLASMRASSLYNQLLEPDHVAKLADQYRFRGHLGDQDFFTMIGMEHPELFYSLACGWNRQLCTWWRDHGYGDVFQLYYRCNGPVYIYHGNCNTPIPDD, encoded by the exons ATGGCCTTTTTACGCCTGGTAGCCAGAACCATGGGTAGGATCAGTACATTCAGGTCCTATCAGTTTGTGCTTCTCCTGGCTGCAGCCCTTGCAGTTGTAGCTTTTTACTACTTTGCCTCAGAGAAGCAGAACTTCTCCAGCACCACGAAAAGGATTAAGCAAACCCAGGCAAGCCACAACATTAACAGGAATGGTCCAGATCTGAGTGTGGACATTGGACTTCCTCATGCTGAGGAGCcgaggagggaagagaaggatcTAAGAGAGAGTGATGGTAAAAGTCGCTATCATGCGCTCATGATGTTTACCAAAGTGGACAAGAGCCGGAGTCTGCAGGATAAATTCAGAGTGGCCATGTTGTCCATGGTTAAACATGGACGTTTCCTGGAAGGGGAGGTGTTGGTCCTTCACTTTGTCTGTGACGACGCCAGCAGGGAGCTCGGAgagaagatgctgcaggagtTTCTCCTGGATGCAAAGTTCAAGTATGAG GTGTTATTCCACGACGTGTCGGCGCTCACGCGGAAGCTGTTCCCCATCGTGGAGGCCATGCAGAAGCACTTCAGCTCTGGCTCCGGCGCCTACTACAGCGACGCcatcttcttcctgtctgttgcCATGCACCGCATCATGCCCGACA gtCTGACACGCATGGTGCAGCTTGACCTGGACCTGCAGTACAGGGTGAACATCAGGGAGCTTTTCCAAGAATTCCACCAGTTTCCTCCAGGCGCCGTTATAGGCATCGCCAGAGAGATGCAGCCAGTCTACAG ACACACCTTCTGGCAGTACCGTAAAGAGAACCCTCAGACCAAGGTCGGAGAACCCCACCCCGATGGTCTCCCGGGCTTCAACAGCGGGGTGATGTTGTTGGACCTGGCTAGCATGAGAGCGTCGTCTCTCTACAACCAGCTGTTGGAACCGGACCATGTGGCCAAATTGGCTGACCAGTATCGCTTCAGGGGCCACCTGGGCGACCAGGATTTCTTCACCATGATCGGCATGGAGCATCCCGAACTCTTTTATTCCCTGGCTTGCGGCTGGAACCGACAGCTGTGCACCTGGTGGAGGGACCACGGATACGGAGACGTGTTTCAGCTGTACTATCGCTGCAACGGACCTGTCTATATTTACCACGGAAACTGTAACACACCCATACCGGATGACTGA